Proteins from a single region of Nerophis ophidion isolate RoL-2023_Sa linkage group LG08, RoL_Noph_v1.0, whole genome shotgun sequence:
- the etv4 gene encoding ETS translocation variant 4 isoform X2, which translates to MSPMQQQHYSPKGVGGGYMTSASQPLPSNTYPLNARYQGPSGDPMCPQFPGFQRMSSAPAGHGGGGGAGGGGGAYQRQHSEPCVAYAQQTFKREYVDPSYERAAHLATQAGQHGRCHTHRFPPAHMMVKQEPTDYNYDTDVSGCSSMYQHSEAYPAPQQGSEGYLFENDSRVVPDKVEGEVKQEGGGVFGGGAPYQRRGSLQLWQFLVALLDDPANAHFIAWTGRGMEFKLIEPEEVARLWGMQKNRPAMNYDKLSRSLRYYYEKGIMQKVAGERYVYKFVCEPEALISLAFPDNQRPGLKAEFERYVNEEDTVPLSHLDEGTPYNPADSAGAQTYSKGYMY; encoded by the exons ATGTCGCCCATGCAGCAGCAGCATTATTCCCCCAAAGGAGTGGGCGGCGGCTACATGACCTCCGCCTCCCAGCCGCTGCCTAGCAACACGTACCCCCTCAATGCCAG ATATCAGGGCCCCTCAGGAGACCCCATGTGCCCCCAGTTCCCCGGCTTCCAGCGAATGTCCTCCGCACCGGCGGGCCACGGCGGAGGGGGCGGGGCCGGCGGAGGGGGCGGGGCCTACCAGCGGCAGCACTCGGAGCCGTGCGTGGCGTACGCGCAGCAGACGTTCAAGCGAGAGTACGTGGACCCGTCGTACGAGCGGGCGGCGCACCTGGCAACGCAGGCGGGACAACATGGCCGCTGTCACACGCACAGGTTCCCCCCCGCCCACATGATGGTGAAGCAGGAGCCCACAGACTACAACTACGACACAG ATGTTTCCGGATGTTCTTCCATGTATCAGCACAGCGAGGCCTACCCTGCCCCTCAGCAAGGCAGCGAAG GTTACCTGTTTGAAAACGACTCCCGTGTGGTTCCAGACAAGGTGGAAG GCGAGGTGAAGCAGGAAGGTGGGGGCGTGTTCGGCGGGGGCGCACCTTATCAGCGGCGAGGCTCGTTGCAGCTGTGGCAGTTCCTGGTGGCGCTGCTGGACGACCCCGCCAACGCACACTTCATCGCCTGGACGGGCCGAGGCATGGAGTTCAAACTCATCGAGCCCGAAGAG GTTGCTCGCCTGTGGGGGATGCAGAAGAATCGCCCGGCCATGAACTACGACAAGCTGAGTCGCTCGCTGCGTTATTACTACGAGAAAGGAATCATGCAGAAG GTGGCGGGCGAGCGCTACGTCTACAAGTTCGTGTGCGAGCCCGAGGCCCTCATCTCGCTGGCGTTCCCCGACAATCAGCGGCCAGGCTTGAAGGCGGAGTTTGAGCGCTACGTCAACGAGGAGGACACGGTGCCGCTGTCACACCTGGACGAGGGCACGCCCTACAACCCCGCCGACAGCGCGGGAGCCCAGACCTACTCTAAAGGCTACATGTACTAA